GCAGCTTCAGGCCACAGCTGTTGACCATGCTGATTATCTGAAAGGTCTAAAGAACCACGGTTACCAGCACTGCGACGAAGTTGGAGCCGACGACTCATTTCAGCTTTACTGGTATTATCTGCTGAGGCACGATTTCTGCGTTTTTCTGATAGCCGTTCACGGGCTGTAGGTTGCCGTGCTTTGTCTTGTGCAGGTAAACCGGAAGATAATTTCTCCTTACGCGGGTCACTTGCAGATGTGCGCTTCTTAAGTGCACTGACAGGAGCATTTTTACTGCTGACCATGCTTACAGTACTGGCGGTATCAACATCTGAATCACCAGACAGGGAGTCCTCTTGTGCAGGAGAGCTTCCGGTTTTTAAACGTTGACTAGATCCAGGTACCTTCTCTTCTGATGATGCCAAAGATTTCTCTGCTTCCTTAGGAAAGGGAAATGTATCTTGGACAGTTTCCTCTGTATCCAAGCTTCTCAAAGCAGGATGACTAGAGATATGTGGTAATTTCTTGACTTGAATGTTGTCACTTGGCCTATCTTTGGTAAAACTCTCCTGCCGAACAAATGAGGTTGAGGTCTCTTTGGTGGGCACTACATCCCTGGTATGTGCCTGAAGGTTCGGGGCTGACGAGTTGGGCTTCACTGGACGCCTAGACTCATGGCCACTCAAATGTTGTATCAAGACAGTGGTTGGAGGCATCTTAGGAGAGTAGTCTCTCTCTGGCTGTGAAAGAATTGGACTTTTGGATGCATCTGACTTGCATGAACCCTCTTCAGAACCAATATAAAATGAGGTGGGTTTGGGAGTGTGAGTGGGTGGTGGCATCTCTCTTAACCCTTTAGAATGGTTTACATTTTCAGAAGGTGAGGGTGTTGAAGTTCCTCTCTTTCCTTGGCTCCTTCCACTCCTATCAAGGACAGAGCTGTCATCTGAACGGCTGGTGTCACTCAAACTGTCTGGGTCCACGTCATCTTGGACACGAAGCCTCTGAGTGCAGTCCTGCTGCTGTGGTGCTCTAGAACCTTTCTCTGGTGGTTCATGGTCCATGTTTGTTTCATGCCGGATCAAGATACTAGGGGTTGTGTTCTCAAGTTTTTCTCCTGGTGGAACCCGAGGAAGTAGCCGTCTGGTCCTGGAACCTTGACTGCCCTCTGATTCTGAGATATCTGAGCTTTGACTAATCATTAATGTCACTCTAtcatcttcaaaatcaaaagagtgaaaactgttattttgctGGCCTATTCATAATGACATTAAAGTTTGTATTGAAATGCCTATTTGTTCAAACACAACTTGTGATTTTCAATGAAAATACCTCTGTCTGCAGGCCCACTTTGGGGTGGAATTCCCATAGATCCTTGTGTAGCCCCAGGATCACTATAAGTGTCTGCTAGGCTGGCCCAGCGTGAGACCCATTTAGGCCCTCCTACACCTGGATGTGCCTAAATCACAAAGGGCAACAACTGACAATCATAATTGCATTAATTGTTCACTATTTACTGACACAGTTAGGGCAACATATCTGTAATGAAGGACAGCACTGTTGTCAGAGCAGTACATTACAATACCTGCAGTGAGATGACTTGGTCTCCACCATGGCCCTGTGATGATGTCGACATTACATCAGCTGCCATACTGTGGCTATGACTAAAGAATAGTTGCTCATCTTTACCATCATCAATCACAGGCCTATAAACTCCAACAGTCTGACCACTGTATTCTGGTGCATCTAAAACACCAAACACCTGTGAAATGTGAACAAATATGATTTACCATGTTTCTAAAAAACTACTGTCTTCCATTGTTCTGACCACATTGGTAAAACAGGTAGTGCATCCCAAATTCACACCAGCAGTTGAAACAGAAATTTACATTTCAGACAACTCAAACATTGTACTCAGTACATTGCTTTGAAAGTGCCACAGAGCCACAGTTTTCTACTCTTACCATTTAACTTACCAATTACATACTTATAGTATCTGTGTATTAAAATGTGATAGGAGAATTTAACACCAATTGTAATACAGTATCTACATATATACTATATCTATAGTGTCTATAGTAtctccaaaaaaaaagaaaaaaactttgtcACCTGGTCAATCATACTTCTAGCTTCCTCCACTTCCTTATCTTGTGACTCTGTCTCAATTGTGTAGGTACCAGCGTCACTCAGACTGTCCTCCTCCTCAGTTCGGGTCACCCTTGAGCCCTTAGTTTCAACACCACTAACTAATAGTGGTGAAAACTGGGGCACAGATGACCCAGCTGAGCAGACTGGGGAGGCACTAGAAACTGGACACCTTCCAGGGGCTTGAGAAGGGACAGAGACAGGTGAGGATACTGGGAGAAGAGACTGGGATAATGCAGGTAGCTGAGAAGGAGAAGACGGGTACGACACAGAAGAGGGTCCAGAGGGTTCTGCTGGCGGAGGGTAAAAGAGTGAGTGATGGGGACATCATCACAGGTGGGGCAGACATGGGAGGTGGGGAAGTCTTTCCTGTATCCTTCAAGAACACTGCAGTAAATTCCTGAGCAAGACTGGACTTCTTGCCCACACTTCCAAAAGGCTTAATGGAGATTGCTGGTGAAGAGCGAGATGAGGTCCCTAATAAAGATGTGCTGGTCCCATTGTCTTCTGTCTTCTCTCTCTTCAGTGAGCTTGACCGCTGTGAACCTACATGGCTTGAACCTTTCAATGGAACAGTGATTTGCTGTGTTGGAGGAACATGCCCATGCACAGAGGCTGGCCTTTCCCCATGAGCCAGACCTTTGCGTCTCTCTAGTTTGGCCTTCAATGCAGAGTAGGAATCAGCATGTGCAGAGTTGTGGGTAAAGGACTGTGACCGCTTCTTTCTGGGATTATCATCAAAGAACTCAATAATAAAGGCCTGCTGGGTGTGAGGCTCAGTGTGAATTGGCTTAACCTCTGTCTGGGGAGGAGAGGAGGCTTCTTGTACAGGATGAGCCTCACTTTCATCAAGATCGCTTTGATGGTGTTTGTGTGGCGAGACTGACTGAGGATGATGAGTTTTTGGTATTGACTGCTGGGACAGAAATGATTCTGATTGTTCGGATGTCTTTAATTGAGCTGACTGGTGTGACTGTACTGATGATTGTGATTGCATGGAATGATGTGACTTGCTGCGTTTTCCTTTCATTACAGGGTCTTCTGAATCACTCTGGGTTCCATCTTCATGATGGTGTCCTATTAAGATTACAAATTTAGTGTATATTATGGCTGCCAATCTAATGCATAAATGCAGTGCAACtaattataaagaaaataatgtGATAAAAATGAATGCAATTAATCATTCCTCGTAGCCTATATGTCAGTTCTATAATAATTCTATAATCATTTTTTGCTAAAATCGAGACAATTGAAGCTTGAAGCAGAATCATGTTTTTGCGAAGACTACAGCCAGTTTGCCTCACCTAGACCTATACAGAGCAGGCAGCACAGCCACAGAATGAATAACG
Above is a window of Megalobrama amblycephala isolate DHTTF-2021 linkage group LG11, ASM1881202v1, whole genome shotgun sequence DNA encoding:
- the cep170bb gene encoding LOW QUALITY PROTEIN: centrosomal protein of 170 kDa protein B (The sequence of the model RefSeq protein was modified relative to this genomic sequence to represent the inferred CDS: deleted 1 base in 1 codon) translates to MSVTSWFLVSSSGTRHRLPREMIFVGREDCELMLQSRSVDKQHAVINYNPATDEHLVKDLGSLNGTFVNDLRIPDQTYITLKLSDIVRFGYDSHVYILEKSQHKVPEEALKHEKYTSQLQMGIKSAEGKQQNLQEERSKLERSERKSLTESPVPRPTPLYGQPSWWGEEDSGNKGGHNEVRRSSDNHSEITKEAPTAEDEFNVSVQEIRDSQAKSTYLYHREPSYFEIPTKEFNMHPKSPETDLIDIPTKDTNVPLISTPPVVQSHASFTIEFDDCMPGKIKIKDHVTKFSSRQRSKQQPSNSLAATPTEVLSAESKVADWLVQSDVSMMCRRPPCEDVYSTKSDLAMHIRTLKGHHHEDGTQSDSEDPVMKGKRSKSHHSMQSQSSVQSHQSAQLKTSEQSESFLSQQSIPKTHHPQSVSPHKHHQSDLDESEAHPVQEASSPPQTEVKPIHTEPHTQQAFIIEFFDDNPRKKRSQSFTHNSAHADSYSALKAKLERRKGLAHGERPASVHGHVPPTQQITVPLKGSSHVGSQRSSSLKREKTEDNGTSTSLLGTSSRSSPAISIKPFGSVGKKSSLAQEFTAVFLKDTGKTSPPPMSAPPVMMSPSLTLLPSPAEPSGPSSVSYPSSPSQLPALSQSLLPVSSPVSVPSQAPGRCPVSSASPVCSAGSSVPQFSPLLVSGVETKGSRVTRTEEEDSLSDAGTYTIETESQDKEVEEARSMIDQVFGVLDAPEYSGQTVGVYRPVIDDGKDEQLFFSHSHSMAADVMSTSSQGHGGDQVISLQAHPGVGGPKWVSRWASLADTYSDPGATQGSMGIPPQSGPADRDDRVTLMISQSSDISESEGSQGSRTRRLLPRVPPGEKLENTTPSILIRHETNMDHEPPEKGSRAPQQQDCTQRLRVQDDVDPDSLSDTSRSDDSSVLDRSGRSQGKRGTSTPSPSENVNHSKGLREMPPPTHTPKPTSFYIGSEEGSCKSDASKSPILSQPERDYSPKMPPTTVLIQHLSGHESRRPVKPNSSAPNLQAHTRDVVPTKETSTSFVRQESFTKDRPSDNIQVKKLPHISSHPALRSLDTEETVQDTFPFPKEAEKSLASSEEKVPGSSQRLKTGSSPAQEDSLSGDSDVDTASTVSMVSSKNAPVSALKKRTSASDPRKEKLSSGLPAQDKARQPTARERLSEKRRNRASADNTSKAEMSRRLQLRRSAGNRGSLDLSDNQHGQQLWPEAAASDHESSSRANNRKKLTVPLQKEEPNKVTKGSHQVLTRSNSLSAPRPTRASMLRRARLGEASDNEGAETDHASQSSDHSKTPAEGKKLSRLDILAMPRKRTRSFTVPSDNESTSSKHGISNRPTEASSTVRKGASSEVRQATSKGTASVGKYSSIRTRSNQVKHSSTAGSHRRQKDSDYSSTSEEEFETNSNSKQKRSHASASTQTQTPQKTVQMRLKCGSLETEEDETQNEHFQNWSTHSAEIARLSQDLAKDLAILAREIHDVAGDGDSQASSGIGATTSPTSIPNTPASTISTREERPFASLQRFLLPQLVQHIPEASLNYQKVPPGSTSPIDQDSNMNDHDSSRRRPWNREEVILDNLMLNPVSQLSQAIRENTEQLAEKMKVLFHNKTEVWEEIEATINAENEVPILKTSNKEISSILQELRRVQRQLEVINTIVEPGGILKLPPMATSSRGKSKSASKEFTGPTSSNTNASAKRSPRGPEGGRYVV